In Pyrus communis chromosome 1, drPyrComm1.1, whole genome shotgun sequence, the following are encoded in one genomic region:
- the LOC137719331 gene encoding fatty acid elongase 3-like — MSGIQALTFWLSEHPTIVGFRWSHTHSWGSTWSFLFTAIAVYITLSLLLHLFLLAVNRSGRPVPLGPIPAVHSLAMALISFTIFAGVTLSSAAEIRETRWFWPRSKTPFQWLLCFPLGTRPSGRVFFWSYVYYLSRFPHMLRTFFTILRRRKLVPFQLFNHSILTVISFLWLEFSQSIQVMAILCTTLVYSVVYGYRFWTAVGLPGACFPVVVNCQIALLVCNVACHVGVLMVHFMKGGCNGIGAWVFNSVLNGVILLAFLNFYVRIHLGFFNKKGKGRGVSSGVGGADAAAKSVGLKDKEL; from the coding sequence ATGTCGGGTATCCAGGCCCTCACGTTCTGGCTCTCGGAGCACCCCACCATCGTCGGGTTCCGGTGGTCCCACACCCACTCCTGGGGCTCCACGTGGTCCTTCCTCTTCACCGCCATCGCCGTCTACATAAccctctccctcctcctccacctcttCCTCCTCGCTGTAAACCGGTCGGGTCGACCCGTACCTCTTGGACCTATTCCCGCCGTCCACAGCCTAGCGATGGCCCTAATATCGTTCACAATATTCGCCGGAGTCACCCTATCCTCCGCCGCAGAAATCCGCGAGACACGGTGGTTCTGGCCGCGGTCCAAAACCCCATTCCAGTGGCTCCTCTGCTTCCCGCTGGGGACCCGGCCGTCGGGTCGGGTCTTCTTCTGGTCCTACGTGTACTACCTCTCCAGATTTCCCCACATGCTCCGCACATTCTTCACCATTCTCCGCCGCCGCAAGCTCGTCCCCTTCCAGCTCTTCAACCACTCGATCCTCACCGTCATCTCGTTCCTCTGGCTCGAGTTTTCGCAGTCGATTCAGGTCATGGCGATCCTCTGCACGACGCTCGTCTACTCCGTGGTTTACGGGTACCGGTTCTGGACCGCCGTGGGGCTGCCGGGCGCGTGTTTTCCGGTGGTGGTGAACTGCCAGATTGCGCTGCTGGTCTGCAACGTGGCCTGCCACGTCGGCGTCCTGATGGTGCATTTCATGAAAGGCGGGTGCAACGGGATTGGCGCATGGGTTTTCAATTCCGTCCTCAACGGTGTGATTCTGTTggcatttttgaatttttacgtCAGAATTCATCTGGGGTTTTTTAATAagaagggaaagggaagggGTGTTAGCAGCGGAGTTGGCGGCGCCGACGCGGCGGCCAAGTCTGTTGGACTGAAGGACAAGGAGCTTTGA